One genomic region from Sciurus carolinensis chromosome 2, mSciCar1.2, whole genome shotgun sequence encodes:
- the Dsn1 gene encoding kinetochore-associated protein DSN1 homolog isoform X3, producing MTSVTKSEIIKEEKPVPSEIHDHQLPSSLNPVEVFTKSSASLEMTQGITKERIHLGSIPKKGESCDVSYQEGLQLRSLHLSPQEQSVRHHDRRQSWRRASMKEINRRKSLPPFHQGITELSRSISVDLAESKRLGALLLSSFQFSVQKLEPFLRDTKGFNLESFRAKASCLSEELKHFADRLESDGTLQKCFEDSEEKASDLSLEKSVAEMKEYIAKFSLESQTWNQLLLRYQKEVLPEAMSRESAETKITEVKVEPPTYLGSSQSEVLNTKPDYQKILQNHNKVFDCMELVMDELQGSVKQLQAFMDESTQCLQKVSAQLEKRSMQQLDPSPARKLLKLHLQKPSATHCSGSCQ from the exons ATGACTTCAGTGACCAAATCAGAGATCATAAAAG AAGAGAAACCAGTGCCGTCTGAGATTCATGATCATCAATTGCCATCAAGTCTCAACCCTGTGGAAGTGTTTACTAAATCATCTGCTTCCTTGGAGATGACTCAAGGCATTACAAAGGAAAGAATTCACCTTGGATCTATCCCAAAGAAAGGGGAAAGTTGTGATGTCAGCTACCAGGAAGGACTTCAGTTGAGGTCCCTTCATTTGTCCCCTCAAGAACAGTCTGTCCGTCATCATGACAGGAGACAGTCCTGGCGACGAGCAAGTATGAAAGAAATAAACCGACGAAAGTCACTGCCTCCCTTCCACCAGGGCATCACAG AGCTCAGCAGGTCTATCAGTGTTGACTTGGCAGAAAGTAAACGACTTGGCGCTCTCCTGCTTTCTAGTTTTCAG TTCTCTGTACAGAAACTTGAACCTTTCCTAAGGGACACTAAAGGCTTCAATCTTGAAAGTTTTAGAGCAAAAG CATCTTGTCTTTCTGAGGAGTTGAAACATTTTGCAGACAGATTGGAAAGTGATGGAACTCTGcaaaaatgttttgaagattCAGAAGA aaaagcatcagatttaTCTCTGGAGAAGTCAGTGGCCGAGATGAAGGAATATATAGCAAA attttctttaGAAAGTCAGACTTGGAATCAGCTCTTGCTGCGCTACCAGAAAGAGGTACTGCCAGAAGCTATGTCCAG agaaTCAGCTGAAACCAAAATTACTGAAGTCAAAGTAGAACCTCCAACGTATCTTGGGTCTTCCCAGAGTGAAGTTCTTAACACAAAACCTGACTATCAGAAAATATTACAGAATCACAACAAAGTATTCGATTGTATGGAGTTGGTG ATGGATGAGCTGCAAGGATCAGTAAAGCAGCTGCAAGCTTTTATGGATGAAAGTACCCAGTGCCTCCAGAAGGTGTCAGCACAGCTTG AGAAGAGAAGCATGCAACAATTAGACCCTTCACCTGCTCGAAAACTGCTTAAACTTCACCTCCAGAAGCCGTCTGCCACACATTGCTCTGGATCTTGTCAGTGA
- the Dsn1 gene encoding kinetochore-associated protein DSN1 homolog isoform X2: MTSVTKSEIIKELSRSISVDLAESKRLGALLLSSFQFSVQKLEPFLRDTKGFNLESFRAKASCLSEELKHFADRLESDGTLQKCFEDSEEKASDLSLEKSVAEMKEYIAKFSLESQTWNQLLLRYQKEVLPEAMSRESAETKITEVKVEPPTYLGSSQSEVLNTKPDYQKILQNHNKVFDCMELVMDELQGSVKQLQAFMDESTQCLQKVSAQLEKRSMQQLDPSPARKLLKLHLQKPSATHCSGSCQ, translated from the exons ATGACTTCAGTGACCAAATCAGAGATCATAAAAG AGCTCAGCAGGTCTATCAGTGTTGACTTGGCAGAAAGTAAACGACTTGGCGCTCTCCTGCTTTCTAGTTTTCAG TTCTCTGTACAGAAACTTGAACCTTTCCTAAGGGACACTAAAGGCTTCAATCTTGAAAGTTTTAGAGCAAAAG CATCTTGTCTTTCTGAGGAGTTGAAACATTTTGCAGACAGATTGGAAAGTGATGGAACTCTGcaaaaatgttttgaagattCAGAAGA aaaagcatcagatttaTCTCTGGAGAAGTCAGTGGCCGAGATGAAGGAATATATAGCAAA attttctttaGAAAGTCAGACTTGGAATCAGCTCTTGCTGCGCTACCAGAAAGAGGTACTGCCAGAAGCTATGTCCAG agaaTCAGCTGAAACCAAAATTACTGAAGTCAAAGTAGAACCTCCAACGTATCTTGGGTCTTCCCAGAGTGAAGTTCTTAACACAAAACCTGACTATCAGAAAATATTACAGAATCACAACAAAGTATTCGATTGTATGGAGTTGGTG ATGGATGAGCTGCAAGGATCAGTAAAGCAGCTGCAAGCTTTTATGGATGAAAGTACCCAGTGCCTCCAGAAGGTGTCAGCACAGCTTG AGAAGAGAAGCATGCAACAATTAGACCCTTCACCTGCTCGAAAACTGCTTAAACTTCACCTCCAGAAGCCGTCTGCCACACATTGCTCTGGATCTTGTCAGTGA
- the Dsn1 gene encoding kinetochore-associated protein DSN1 homolog isoform X1, whose product MASITKGTARTKKKPHQSFLPRMTSVTKSEIIKELSRSISVDLAESKRLGALLLSSFQFSVQKLEPFLRDTKGFNLESFRAKASCLSEELKHFADRLESDGTLQKCFEDSEEKASDLSLEKSVAEMKEYIAKFSLESQTWNQLLLRYQKEVLPEAMSRESAETKITEVKVEPPTYLGSSQSEVLNTKPDYQKILQNHNKVFDCMELVMDELQGSVKQLQAFMDESTQCLQKVSAQLEKRSMQQLDPSPARKLLKLHLQKPSATHCSGSCQ is encoded by the exons ATGGCTTCCATCACCAAGGGCACAGCTCGAACAAAGAAGAAACCTCACCAG agttttctacCCAGGATGACTTCAGTGACCAAATCAGAGATCATAAAAG AGCTCAGCAGGTCTATCAGTGTTGACTTGGCAGAAAGTAAACGACTTGGCGCTCTCCTGCTTTCTAGTTTTCAG TTCTCTGTACAGAAACTTGAACCTTTCCTAAGGGACACTAAAGGCTTCAATCTTGAAAGTTTTAGAGCAAAAG CATCTTGTCTTTCTGAGGAGTTGAAACATTTTGCAGACAGATTGGAAAGTGATGGAACTCTGcaaaaatgttttgaagattCAGAAGA aaaagcatcagatttaTCTCTGGAGAAGTCAGTGGCCGAGATGAAGGAATATATAGCAAA attttctttaGAAAGTCAGACTTGGAATCAGCTCTTGCTGCGCTACCAGAAAGAGGTACTGCCAGAAGCTATGTCCAG agaaTCAGCTGAAACCAAAATTACTGAAGTCAAAGTAGAACCTCCAACGTATCTTGGGTCTTCCCAGAGTGAAGTTCTTAACACAAAACCTGACTATCAGAAAATATTACAGAATCACAACAAAGTATTCGATTGTATGGAGTTGGTG ATGGATGAGCTGCAAGGATCAGTAAAGCAGCTGCAAGCTTTTATGGATGAAAGTACCCAGTGCCTCCAGAAGGTGTCAGCACAGCTTG AGAAGAGAAGCATGCAACAATTAGACCCTTCACCTGCTCGAAAACTGCTTAAACTTCACCTCCAGAAGCCGTCTGCCACACATTGCTCTGGATCTTGTCAGTGA